A single region of the Fusarium keratoplasticum isolate Fu6.1 chromosome 7, whole genome shotgun sequence genome encodes:
- a CDS encoding MFS domain-containing protein gives MSAPVVEVRTLMPESSVDTTKWWKARNLRTLNLLLIVPMLSIFTQGFDGSMMNGLQSVENWRDYFGEPKGSTLGLFNAAYPMGGLCAIPFLSVVSDTFGRRSAMGLGATVCTIGATLQAAAQNLPMFVVSRGILGFGAVFIGASGAPLITELAHPAHRATATALFNTSYSLGSIVAAWVTFGTFRIASSASWRIPSAIQGLPSIIQLLGLWFVPESPRWLISKDRNDEALDILAKYHAEGNKEDALVQFEYSEITNALAYERSIDRNNWIQNYLEFVRTKGNQKRLFILLWCACISQMSGNAFISYYLAPVLTSVGLTTSLEQTLINATQQVLSWFSALYFATLPQKLGRRTLFLCSLAAIFVCLVSITAGSAVFANDPSNKVAGGAVVAFLYLFSPSYNLGLNGNLGLYITEILPFNLRMRGQALYQLFATCFTLLSTYAIPVGLDDIAWKLYTVFIPWVLIEWLVIYFVYPETKGPSLEEIAIIFDGPDAAASTLSKAVDIERAEVEHKN, from the exons ATGTCTGCTCCCGTGGTTGAAGTCCGGACATTGATGCCGGAGAGCAGTGTCGACACGACGAAATGGTGGAAAGCTCGGAACCTACGCACTCTCAACTTGTTGCTGATCGTTCCAATGCTCTCCATCTTTACCCAAGG GTTTGACGGATCTATGATGAACGGCTTACAATCAGTCGAGAATTGGCGAGATTACTTTGGTGAACCCAAGGGCTCGACATTGGGGCTGTTCAATGCCGCATACCCCATGGGCGGTCTCTGTGCCATCCCCTTTCTGTCCGTCGTCAGCGATACCTTTGGAAGACGATCTGCCATGGGCCTCGGAGCAACTGTTTGCACCATCGGTGCTACACTTCAGGCGGCCGCCCAGAACCTCCCCATGTTTGTCGTGTCCAGGGGCATCTTGGGTTTCGGCGCTGTCTTCATCGGCGCCTCGGGTGCTCCTTTGATCACCGAGCTGGCACACCCAGCGCACAGGGCTACTGCAACTGCTCTCTTTAACACATCCTACTCTCTTGGTTCTATTGTCGCCGCGTGGGTGACCTTTGGTACCTTTCGAATCGCTTCGTCCGCCTCCTGGCGTATCCCCTCTGCAATCCAGGGTTTGCCTTCAATCAttcagcttctcggcctgtGGTTCGTTCCCGAGAGCCCACGTTggctcatctccaaggaCAGAAACGACGAGGCCCTTGACATCCTCGCGAAATATCATGCCGAAGGGAACAAGGAAGATGCCCTCGTACAATTCGAGTATAGCGAGATCACGAATGCACTCGCCTACGAGAGGAGCATTGATCGCAACAACTGGATCCAGAACTACCTCGAATTCGTCCGGACAAAGGGCAACCAAAAGCGCCTCTTTATCCTTCTCTGGTGCGCCTGTATCAGCCAGATGTCTGGAAACGCGTTTATCTCATACTACCTGGCACCGGTTCTGACATCCGTTGGACTTACCACGAGTCTCGAACAGACTCTTATCAACGCGACGCAGCAGGTCCTCTCTTGGTTTTCTGCCCTCTACTTTGCAACCCTTCCTCAGAAGCTCGGCCGACGCACTCTCTTCCTTTGCTCCCTTGCAGCCATCTTTGTTTGCCTTGTTAGCATCACCGCTGGCAGCGCCGTCTTCGCCAACGACCCAAGCAACAAGGTGGCTGGTGGAGCAGTAGTTGCATTCCTCTACCTATTCTCGCCCTCATATAACCTTGGTCTCAACGGAAACTTGGGCTTGTACATCACCGAGATCCTTCCGTTTAACCTCCGCATGAGAGGCCAAGCACTCTACCAGTTGTTCGCCACGTGCTTTACCCTCCTCTCGACCTACGCTATCCCTGTCGGACTAGACGATATCGCTTGGAAGTTGTACACCGTTTTCATTCCATGGGTTCTGATTGAGTGGCTCGTTATTTACTTCGTCTaccccgagaccaagggtcCTTCGCTGGAGGAAATTGCTATTATCTTCGATGGACCTGATGCCGCGGCGTCGACCCTTAGCAAGGCGGTGGACATTGAGCGCGCTGAGGTTGAGCATAAGAACTAG